The following coding sequences are from one Panicum hallii strain FIL2 chromosome 5, PHallii_v3.1, whole genome shotgun sequence window:
- the LOC112894988 gene encoding SUPPRESSOR OF ABI3-5 isoform X1, translating to MEGSGGDAAEGAGAGFEWDADSQLYYHASTGFYHDPVAGWYYSSRDGQYYIYENGNYTPLMTDLGNEPTSKYPYDEASQDVLEPSSSGLEPPIPDDENETVGPPSEWMEETLINLYLSGYSNREVITESSLGNTHTNEEDRNETTGNKLSSLTSDSASASLNDATSQQVEDETETKNSTAVDESLGEEEEKWLAQYGQVERVNDDTPLLPTIDIWDWYVVQDHVSKGQPVARLVGCLSRGSSKLHPSLPTRGGRLRTASVSEVHLDLVRVSTGKLYRLRNPSRKYLASLSAYDSSNPTKDWGFPDIYANPDINLNKQSTAQSQSEVADESSIEGGISAVNGKEQKTKVYRDRAAERRNLHRGLGIGPGQKQSNIISSDEYEESIDDIDSMETASVDMNFRSSGLHSAKRIMENMGWKEGEGLGKSRKGIVEPIQPLINKHGTGLGWNQTR from the exons atggaggggagcggcggcgacgcggcggagggCGCAGGAGCCGGGTTCGAGTGGGACGCCGACTCGCAGCTCTACTACCACGCCAG TACTGGTTTTTACCATGACCCTGTCGCTGGATGGTACTACAGCAGCAGAGATGGCCAATACTACATCTACGAGAACGGAAATTACACGCCGTTGATGACAGATCTG GGCAATGAACCCACGTCAAAATATCCATACGACGAGGCCAGCCAAGATGTCTTGGAACCAAGCTCTT CAGGTTTGGAACCACCTATACCTGACGATGAGAATGAAACAGTGGGACCGCCATCAGAATG GATGGAGGAAACACTGATAAACTTGTACTTGTCAGGCTACTCAAATAGAGAAGTCATTACTGAAAGTTCGCTAGGAAACACACATACAAATG AGGAAGACAGAAATGAGACAACGGGGAACAAACTGAGTAGCTTGACCTCAGACAGTGCATCAGCTTCTCTGAATGATGCTACATCACAGCAAGTTGAAGATGAAACGGAAACTAAGAATTCCACTGCTGTGGACGAATCTCTGGGGGAAG AGGAAGAGAAATGGCTTGCCCAATATGGTCAGGTAGAGAGAGTAAATGATGATACACCATTACTGCCAACCATTGATATATGGGATTGGTATGTGGTCCAAGATCATGTTAGCAAAGGTCAGCCTGTGGCTAGGCTTGTGGGATGCTTATCTAGGGGTTCTAGTAAGCTTCATCCTTCTCTGCCTACTCGTGGTGGCCGTCTAAGAACTGCTTCTGTGAGTGAAGTTCATCTTGACCTTGTGCGTGTATCAACAG GGAAGCTGTACAGGCTAAGGAACCCTAGCAGAAAATACTTGGCCTCTTTGTCCGCATATGACTCCTCTAACCCGACAAAAGATTGGGGGTTTCCTGATATTTATGCAAATCCTGATATTAATTTGAATAAGCAATCAACTGCACAGTCCCAATCTGAAGTTGCTGATGAGTCTTCTATCGAGGGAGGTATCTCAGCAGTTAATGGCAAG GAGCAAAAGACAAAAGTTTACAGGGACAGAGCTGCTGAGAGAAGGAACCTGCATCGCGGCTTAGGGATAGGGCCTGGACAGAAGCAAAGTAACATAATCAGTTCTGATGAATACGAGGAATCAATTGACGACATTGATTCAATGGAAACTGCATCAGTAGATATGAATTTTCGTTCCAGTGGTTTGCATTCTGCCAAGAGAATAATGGAGAACATGGGCTGGAAGGAG GGAGAGGGCCTTGGAAAAAGCAGAAAGGGTATTGTAGAACCTATACAGCCTCTCATCAACAAACATGGTACTGGTTTGGGATGGAACCAAACCCGCTAA
- the LOC112894988 gene encoding SUPPRESSOR OF ABI3-5 isoform X2: protein MEGSGGDAAEGAGAGFEWDADSQLYYHASTGFYHDPVAGWYYSSRDGQYYIYENGNYTPLMTDLGNEPTSKYPYDEASQDVLEPSSCLEPPIPDDENETVGPPSEWMEETLINLYLSGYSNREVITESSLGNTHTNEEDRNETTGNKLSSLTSDSASASLNDATSQQVEDETETKNSTAVDESLGEEEEKWLAQYGQVERVNDDTPLLPTIDIWDWYVVQDHVSKGQPVARLVGCLSRGSSKLHPSLPTRGGRLRTASVSEVHLDLVRVSTGKLYRLRNPSRKYLASLSAYDSSNPTKDWGFPDIYANPDINLNKQSTAQSQSEVADESSIEGGISAVNGKEQKTKVYRDRAAERRNLHRGLGIGPGQKQSNIISSDEYEESIDDIDSMETASVDMNFRSSGLHSAKRIMENMGWKEGEGLGKSRKGIVEPIQPLINKHGTGLGWNQTR from the exons atggaggggagcggcggcgacgcggcggagggCGCAGGAGCCGGGTTCGAGTGGGACGCCGACTCGCAGCTCTACTACCACGCCAG TACTGGTTTTTACCATGACCCTGTCGCTGGATGGTACTACAGCAGCAGAGATGGCCAATACTACATCTACGAGAACGGAAATTACACGCCGTTGATGACAGATCTG GGCAATGAACCCACGTCAAAATATCCATACGACGAGGCCAGCCAAGATGTCTTGGAACCAAGCTCTT GTTTGGAACCACCTATACCTGACGATGAGAATGAAACAGTGGGACCGCCATCAGAATG GATGGAGGAAACACTGATAAACTTGTACTTGTCAGGCTACTCAAATAGAGAAGTCATTACTGAAAGTTCGCTAGGAAACACACATACAAATG AGGAAGACAGAAATGAGACAACGGGGAACAAACTGAGTAGCTTGACCTCAGACAGTGCATCAGCTTCTCTGAATGATGCTACATCACAGCAAGTTGAAGATGAAACGGAAACTAAGAATTCCACTGCTGTGGACGAATCTCTGGGGGAAG AGGAAGAGAAATGGCTTGCCCAATATGGTCAGGTAGAGAGAGTAAATGATGATACACCATTACTGCCAACCATTGATATATGGGATTGGTATGTGGTCCAAGATCATGTTAGCAAAGGTCAGCCTGTGGCTAGGCTTGTGGGATGCTTATCTAGGGGTTCTAGTAAGCTTCATCCTTCTCTGCCTACTCGTGGTGGCCGTCTAAGAACTGCTTCTGTGAGTGAAGTTCATCTTGACCTTGTGCGTGTATCAACAG GGAAGCTGTACAGGCTAAGGAACCCTAGCAGAAAATACTTGGCCTCTTTGTCCGCATATGACTCCTCTAACCCGACAAAAGATTGGGGGTTTCCTGATATTTATGCAAATCCTGATATTAATTTGAATAAGCAATCAACTGCACAGTCCCAATCTGAAGTTGCTGATGAGTCTTCTATCGAGGGAGGTATCTCAGCAGTTAATGGCAAG GAGCAAAAGACAAAAGTTTACAGGGACAGAGCTGCTGAGAGAAGGAACCTGCATCGCGGCTTAGGGATAGGGCCTGGACAGAAGCAAAGTAACATAATCAGTTCTGATGAATACGAGGAATCAATTGACGACATTGATTCAATGGAAACTGCATCAGTAGATATGAATTTTCGTTCCAGTGGTTTGCATTCTGCCAAGAGAATAATGGAGAACATGGGCTGGAAGGAG GGAGAGGGCCTTGGAAAAAGCAGAAAGGGTATTGTAGAACCTATACAGCCTCTCATCAACAAACATGGTACTGGTTTGGGATGGAACCAAACCCGCTAA
- the LOC112894338 gene encoding LRR receptor-like serine/threonine-protein kinase, translating into MASLEVIRGGGNKNLQGALPPEIGNCSNLTMLGLAETSISGPLPASLGQLKSLDTIAIYTALLSGPIPPELGQCSSLANIYLYENALSGSIPPQLGKLSNLKNLLLWQNNLVGVIPPELGACTGLTVLDLSMNGLTGHIPASLGNLTSLQELQLSVNKVSGPIPAELARCNNLTDLELDNNQISGAIPAEIGKLTALRMLYLWANQLTGSIPPEIGGCASLESLDLSQNALTGPIPRSLFRLPRLSKLLLIDNTLSGEIPPEIGNCTSLVRFRASGNHLAGAIPPEVGKLGNLSFLDLSSNRLSGAIPAEIAGCRNLTFVDLHGNAITGVLPPGLFHDMLSLQYLDLSYNSIGGAIPSDIGKLGSLTKLVLGGNRLTGQIPPEIGSCSRLQLLDLGGNTLSGAIPASIGKIPGLEITLNLSCNGLSGAIPKEFAGLVRLGVLDVSHNQLSGDLQPLSALQNLVALNISFNNFAGRAPETAFFAKLPTSDVEGNPALCLSRCPGDASDRERAARRAAKVATAVLLSALVVLLAAAAFLLIGRRKGSVLGGTRPDDDKDAEMLPPWDVTLYQKLEISVGDVARSLTPANVIGQGWSGSVYRASVPSTGVTIAVKKFRSCDEASAEAFACEIGVLPRVRHRNIVRLLGWAANRRTRLLFYDYLPNGTLGGLLHTAAGGSTGAAVVEWEVRLAIAVGVAEGLAYLHHDCVPAILHRDVKADNILLGERYEACLADFGLARVAEDGANSSPPPFAGSYGYIAPEYGCMTKITTKSDVYSFGVVLLEIITGRRPVEPAFGEGRSVVQWVREHLHQKRDPAAVVDPRLQGRPDTQVQEMLQALGIALLCASARPEDRPTMKDVAALLRGLRNDDGAEARKVSGGSGARLDSAKWAAASPPPTKPTALPRPAQAQSQSQSQSSSMAYSM; encoded by the exons ATGGCCAGCCTCGAGGTGatccgcggcggcggcaacaAGAACCTCCAGGGCGCGCTCCCGCCGGAGATTGGCAACTGCTCCAACCTCACCATGCTCGGCCTCGCCGAGACCAGCATCTCCGGCCCGCTCCCGGCGAGCCTCGGCCAGCTCAAGAGCCTCGACACGATCGCCATCTACACCGCGCTGCTCTCCGGCCCGATACCGCCGGAGCTCGGCCAATGCAGCAGCTTGGCCAACATCTACCTCTACGAGAACGCGCTCTCCGGCTCCATCCCGCCGCAGCTCGGCAAGCTCAGCAACCTCAAGAACCTGCTGCTGTGGCAGAACAACCTCGTCGGCGTCATCCCGCCGGAGCTGGGGGCGTGCACGGGGCTCACCGTGCTGGACCTCTCCATGAACGGCCTCACCGGCCACATCCCGGCGTCGCTGGGGAACCTGACGTCGCTGCAGGAGCTGCAGCTCAGCGTGAACAAGGTGTCCGGCCCCATCCCCGCCGAGCTCGCGCGCTGCAACAACCTCACCGACCTCGAGCTCGACAACAACCAGATATCTGGCGCCATCCCCGCTGAAATTGGCAAGCTCACGGCGCTGCGCATGCTCTACCTCTGGGCCAACCAGCTCACGGGGAGCATCCCGCCGGAGATCGGTGGCTGCGCGAGCCTCGAGTCGCTCGACCTGTCGCAGAACGCGCTCACCGGGCCCATCCCGCGCTCCCTGTTCCGGCTTCCGCGACTGTCCAAGCTGCTGCTCATCGACAACACCTTGTCCGGTGAGATACCGCCGGAGATTGGCAACTGCACGTCGCTCGTTCGGTTCCGGGCCAGCGGCAACCACctcgccggcgcgattcctccGGAGGTCGGTAAGCTTGGCAACCTCAGCTTCTTGGACCTCAGCTCGAACAGGTTGTCCGGCGCCATCCCGGCCGAGATCGCCGGCTGCCGGAACCTCACCTTTGTGGACCTCCACGGCAATGCCATCACCGGCGTCCTGCCGCCGGGGCTGTTCCACGACATGCTCTCGCTCCAGTACCTGGACCTCTCGTACAACTCCATCGGCGGCGCGATCCCGTCGGACATCGGCAAGCTCGGTTCGCTCACGAAGCTCGTTCTTGGCGGGAACAGGCTGACGGGTCAGATACCGCCGGAGATCGGCTCGTGTTCGCGGCTCCAGCTCCTGGACCTCGGCGGCAATACGCTGTCCGGTGCGATACCGGCGAGCATCGGCAAGATTCCAGGTTTGGAGATCACCCTCAACTTGAGCTGCAATGGCCTGTCCGGTGCAATACCCAAGGAGTTCGCTGGGCTGGTGCGGCTCGGCGTGCTCGACGTGTCGCACAACCAGCTCTCCGGCGATCTCCAGCCGCTGTCCGCTCTCCAGAACCTGGTCGCGCTCAACATCTCCTTCAACAACTTCGCCGGCCGCGCGCCGGAGACGGCGTTCTTCGCGAAGCTGCCCACGAGCGACGTAGAAGGCAACCCGGCGCTGTGCCTATCGCGCTGCCCCGGCGACGCCAGCGACCgcgagcgcgcggcgcggcgcgccgcAAAGGTCGCCACCGCCGTGCTGCTCTCAGCTCTCGTGGTCCTCCTCGCTGCCGCGGCGTTCCTCCTCATCGGCCGGCGCAAAGGCTCCGTGCTCGGCGGCACGCGCCCCGACGACGACAAGGACGCCGAGATGCTGCCGCCGTGGGACGTGACGCTGTACCAGAAGCTGGAGATCAGCGTGGGCGACGTGGCGCGCAGCCTGACGCCGGCGAACGTCATCGGGCAGGGGTGGTCCGGGTCGGTGTACCGCGCGAGCGTGCCGTCCACGGGCGTGACCATCGCCGTGAAGAAGTTCCGGTCGTGCGACGAGGCGTCGGCGGAGGCGTTCGCGTGCGAGATCGGCGTGCTGCCCCGGGTGCGTCACCGCAACATCGTGCGGCTCCTGGGCTGGGCGGCTAACCGCCGGACGCGCCTCCTCTTCTACGACTACCTCCCCAACGGCACTCTCGGCGGCCTGCTGCACACCGCCGCCGGCGGGTCGACCGGCGCCGCCGTGGTGGAGTGGGAGGTGCGTCTCGCGATCGCCGTGGGCGTGGCCGAGGGCCTCGCGTACCTCCACCACGACTGCGTACCGGCGATCCTCCACCGCGACGTCAAGGCCGACAACATCCTCCTCGGCGAGCGGTACGAGGCGTGCCTCGCCGACTTCGGCCTCGCCAGGGTCGCCGAGGACGGCGCCAACTCGTCGCCCCCGCCGTTCGCCGGATCCTACGGGTACATCGCTCCCG AGTACGGGTGCATGACCAAGATCACGACGAAGAGCGACGTGTACAGCTTCGGTGTCGTGCTGCTGGAGATCATCaccgggcggcggccggtggagcCGGCGTTCGGGGAGGGCCGGAGCGTGGTGCAGTGGGTGCGCGAGCACCTCCATCAGAAGCGCGACCCCGCCGCCGTGGTCGACCCGCGGCTGCAGGGCCGGCCGGACACGCAGGTGCAGGAGATGCTGCAGGCGCTCGGGATCGCGCTGCTGTGCGCCAGCGCGCGGCCGGAGGACCGGCCGACCATGAAGGAcgtggcggcgctgctgcgcggcctCCGGAACGACGACGGCGCCGAGGCGCGCAAGGTCAGCGGCGGGTCCGGGGCGAGGCTGGACTCGGCGAAGTGGGCcgctgcctcgccgccgccgaccaaACCGACGGCCCTCCCCCGCCCGGCCCAAGCACAGTCGCAGTCCCAGTCCCAGTCCAGCTCGATGGCCTACTCAATGTAA